From the genome of Streptomyces sp. NBC_00659, one region includes:
- a CDS encoding PhzA/PhzB family protein: MSDENEVRDQNRAIVAQYMNTRGQDRLERHLLFTEDGTGGLWTTETGEPIVINGRDRLGEHAVWSLKCFPDWVWTNVEIFDTQDPDRFWVECDGEGRILFPGYEPGIYRNHFLHSFLFENGKIKQQREFMNPCQQFRALGIEVPSVRRDGIPT; the protein is encoded by the coding sequence ATGTCCGACGAGAACGAGGTCCGCGACCAAAACCGTGCCATCGTCGCCCAGTACATGAACACCCGAGGCCAGGACCGCCTGGAGCGGCATCTCCTCTTCACCGAGGACGGCACCGGCGGTCTGTGGACGACCGAGACCGGCGAGCCGATCGTCATCAACGGCCGGGACCGGCTCGGCGAGCACGCCGTCTGGTCGCTCAAGTGCTTCCCGGACTGGGTATGGACCAATGTCGAGATCTTCGACACCCAGGACCCCGACCGCTTCTGGGTGGAGTGCGACGGAGAAGGTCGGATCCTCTTCCCCGGATACGAGCCCGGCATCTACCGCAACCACTTCCTGCACTCCTTCCTGTTCGAGAACGGAAAGATCAAGCAGCAGCGTGAATTCATGAACCCGTGCCAGCAGTTCAGAGCCCTCGGCATCGAGGTTCCCTCGGTCCGCCGGGACGGCATTCCCACCTGA